From a single Candidatus Brevundimonas phytovorans genomic region:
- a CDS encoding TonB-dependent receptor, which produces MRAYRQMALKAVLLSTCLLTPAAAWAQSADQAATTIDEIVVTGRRAADRAALENKRRSDNQVDAVRADDVGRLPDQNVAEALRRLPGLSTSNDMGESRYLTVRGVSPDLLNVTLNGQTAPAPEPDGRQVKLDDIPSALIGSVTVVKTLTPDLDANAIAGQANIVTLTAFDRNKTFGTLRAAYGYNELADDNPYEFDASYGTVFGQNRQFGMVLAANFSERFIAAENLQGGEGRIEVNGNEVPEEFTIRPYTTNRKRTGAVANFDWRPNDDAKMFLRFLYSKYEDAETRDNFSVELDEDDTIFSNTTPTSGDFADADANRRVRTRAENTDTFTSSIGGAWTFGESELNVEGTYSRANKRDPRRDEWEFKTGGLSGSYDLSQDLYIFNPEAAAYDPSAYEADSVSYESREAVEDLYQARIDYRMPLNFGDGSSIKVGAKYISRKKTNDANAVTYDYEGDSLTLDQVAGRTIDSIYDGRYRFGPTVSQDLADAYFAANRADFEIDDEATIGDSLAADYDISETITAAYAMATLKFDRWTFIPGVRVEHTQGEFAAKSITDTSTLDQGFDVFGKREYTDWFPGLNVRYDASDSLVLRGAITTAIGRPNYEDLAPYVIVNTGDEEVAVGNPDLQALESVNFDLAAEYYLGRSGVLSVSVFRKQIENPIFFSTQDLTDVTYAGIFLTDAEVTTPVNADKAEVNGIEFNFQSELDFLPIKGFSGGVNLTLVDSKASGVPGRDDEVPLLTQSDKVASAQLSYERGGFSGRVAYTYRSAYLDTVGSEASEDLYVDDFNQWDARVAYKINDRASISLEASNLNDEPQRFFVGRRDRIAENERYGYSLRAGVQLTF; this is translated from the coding sequence ATGCGCGCCTATCGTCAAATGGCCTTGAAGGCCGTCTTGCTTTCAACCTGTCTGCTAACCCCCGCCGCGGCGTGGGCGCAAAGCGCCGATCAGGCGGCCACGACGATCGACGAGATCGTCGTCACGGGCCGCCGCGCCGCAGACCGCGCCGCACTGGAAAACAAGCGCCGCTCCGACAATCAGGTCGACGCCGTGCGCGCCGACGACGTGGGCCGCCTGCCCGATCAGAACGTGGCCGAGGCCCTGCGCCGCCTGCCCGGCCTGTCCACCTCCAACGACATGGGCGAAAGCCGCTATCTGACGGTTCGCGGCGTTTCGCCCGATCTGCTGAACGTCACCCTGAACGGCCAGACGGCGCCTGCGCCCGAGCCGGACGGTCGCCAGGTCAAGCTGGACGACATTCCCTCGGCCCTGATCGGCTCTGTCACCGTGGTCAAGACCCTGACGCCCGATCTGGACGCCAACGCCATCGCCGGTCAGGCCAATATCGTCACCCTGACCGCCTTTGACCGGAACAAGACCTTCGGCACCCTGCGCGCGGCCTATGGCTACAACGAACTGGCGGACGACAATCCCTATGAGTTCGACGCCAGCTACGGCACGGTCTTCGGTCAGAACCGCCAGTTCGGCATGGTGCTGGCGGCCAACTTCTCCGAGCGTTTCATCGCCGCCGAGAACCTCCAGGGCGGCGAAGGCCGGATCGAGGTCAACGGCAATGAGGTGCCTGAAGAATTCACCATCCGTCCCTACACCACCAACCGCAAACGCACCGGGGCGGTCGCCAATTTCGACTGGCGGCCGAACGACGACGCCAAGATGTTCCTGCGCTTCCTCTATTCCAAATATGAGGACGCCGAGACCCGCGACAACTTCTCGGTGGAACTGGACGAAGACGACACCATCTTCTCCAACACCACCCCGACCAGCGGCGACTTCGCTGACGCCGACGCCAATCGCCGTGTCCGCACCCGCGCCGAGAACACCGACACCTTTACTTCGTCGATCGGCGGGGCCTGGACCTTCGGCGAAAGCGAACTGAATGTCGAAGGCACCTATTCCCGCGCCAACAAGCGCGACCCGCGCCGCGACGAATGGGAGTTCAAGACCGGCGGCCTGTCGGGCTCCTACGACCTGAGCCAGGACCTCTACATCTTCAATCCAGAAGCCGCAGCCTATGACCCGTCCGCCTATGAGGCCGACAGCGTCAGCTATGAAAGCCGCGAGGCGGTCGAGGACCTGTATCAGGCCCGCATCGACTATCGGATGCCGCTCAACTTCGGCGACGGCTCCTCGATCAAGGTCGGCGCCAAGTATATCAGTCGCAAGAAAACCAACGACGCCAACGCCGTCACCTATGACTACGAGGGCGACAGCCTGACGCTGGACCAGGTCGCGGGCCGGACGATCGACAGCATCTATGACGGTCGCTATCGGTTCGGGCCAACCGTCAGTCAGGACCTGGCCGACGCCTATTTCGCCGCTAATCGCGCTGATTTCGAGATCGACGACGAGGCCACCATCGGCGACAGCCTGGCCGCCGACTACGACATCAGCGAAACCATCACCGCCGCCTACGCCATGGCGACGCTGAAGTTTGATCGCTGGACCTTCATCCCCGGCGTTCGCGTCGAGCACACCCAGGGTGAGTTCGCCGCCAAGAGCATCACCGACACCTCGACCCTGGATCAGGGCTTCGACGTCTTCGGCAAGCGGGAATACACTGACTGGTTCCCCGGCCTGAACGTCCGCTACGACGCATCGGACAGCCTGGTTCTGCGCGGCGCGATCACCACCGCCATCGGGCGCCCCAACTACGAGGACCTCGCCCCCTATGTGATCGTCAACACGGGCGATGAGGAGGTGGCAGTCGGCAACCCCGACTTGCAAGCGCTGGAATCGGTCAACTTCGACCTGGCGGCGGAATATTATCTGGGCCGCTCGGGCGTGCTGTCGGTCTCGGTCTTCCGCAAGCAGATCGAAAATCCGATCTTCTTCTCGACCCAGGACCTGACCGACGTCACCTATGCCGGCATCTTCCTGACCGACGCAGAGGTCACGACCCCGGTCAACGCCGACAAGGCCGAGGTCAACGGCATCGAGTTCAACTTCCAGTCCGAACTCGACTTCCTGCCGATCAAGGGCTTCAGCGGCGGTGTCAACCTGACCCTGGTGGATTCCAAGGCCAGCGGCGTTCCAGGCCGCGACGACGAGGTGCCGCTGCTGACCCAGTCGGACAAGGTGGCCTCGGCCCAGCTCAGCTACGAGCGTGGCGGCTTTTCGGGACGCGTGGCCTACACCTATCGGTCCGCCTACCTCGACACCGTGGGCAGCGAGGCGTCCGAAGACCTTTATGTCGACGACTTCAACCAGTGGGACGCCCGCGTGGCCTACAAGATCAACGACCGCGCCTCGATCTCGCTGGAAGCCTCCAACCTGAATGACGAACCGCAACGCTTCTTCGTCGGGCGACGCGACCGCATCGCCGAGAATGAGCGCTACGGCTACTCGCTGCGCGCTGGCGTTCAACTGACCTTCTAG